A single window of Streptomyces aquilus DNA harbors:
- a CDS encoding DUF397 domain-containing protein, whose protein sequence is MSEQLNWFKSSYSDSEGGACVEVAFATAIHVRDSKLPSSPELHIPAPAWSAFISAVQPGA, encoded by the coding sequence ATGAGTGAGCAGCTGAACTGGTTCAAGTCGAGCTACAGCGACTCCGAAGGCGGCGCCTGCGTCGAAGTAGCGTTCGCCACCGCAATCCACGTCCGAGACTCCAAGCTCCCCTCCAGCCCCGAACTCCACATCCCCGCCCCCGCCTGGTCGGCGTTCATCTCCGCAGTTCAGCCCGGAGCTTGA
- a CDS encoding sulfite exporter TauE/SafE family protein: MTGDWQGDVLLGGIVLLGSSVQWLTGMGFALVAVPALILLLGPAQGVVLANCASGIICVVGLVGGWRRVRPAAMVPLCVAAACTVPAGAWMTRRLPEPVLLLVMGGLVTVAVLLVMRGARLPALRGTKGAVVAGAAGGFMNSAAGVGGPPVSLYALNAGWTVREFVPNAMFYGVVVNAFSVAANGVPELSAPRWIAVVAAMTAGGVIGRTLASRIPEQRARLLVLLLALTGGVTALGKGLWGL; this comes from the coding sequence ATGACAGGCGACTGGCAGGGCGACGTACTGCTGGGAGGCATCGTTCTGCTCGGCTCCTCCGTCCAGTGGCTCACCGGCATGGGCTTCGCCCTGGTCGCCGTACCCGCCCTGATCCTGCTGCTCGGACCGGCGCAGGGGGTGGTGCTCGCCAACTGTGCCTCGGGGATCATCTGTGTCGTCGGGCTGGTGGGCGGGTGGCGGCGGGTGCGCCCGGCCGCGATGGTGCCGCTGTGCGTGGCGGCGGCCTGCACGGTGCCCGCGGGCGCCTGGATGACACGCCGACTCCCGGAACCTGTGCTCCTGTTGGTCATGGGAGGACTGGTGACCGTCGCCGTCCTCCTGGTCATGCGCGGCGCCCGCCTCCCGGCCCTGCGCGGCACGAAAGGTGCGGTTGTGGCCGGGGCGGCGGGCGGTTTCATGAACTCTGCGGCGGGCGTGGGCGGCCCGCCGGTGTCGTTGTACGCCCTCAACGCCGGTTGGACGGTACGGGAGTTCGTGCCGAACGCGATGTTCTACGGCGTGGTCGTCAACGCCTTCTCGGTCGCGGCGAACGGGGTGCCGGAGCTGAGCGCGCCGAGGTGGATCGCGGTGGTCGCGGCCATGACGGCGGGCGGCGTCATCGGCAGGACGCTCGCCTCGCGCATCCCCGAGCAGCGGGCCCGCCTGCTGGTCCTGCTGCTCGCGCTGACGGGCGGGGTCACGGCGCTGGGCAAGGGGTTGTGGGGGCTGTGA
- a CDS encoding helix-turn-helix domain-containing protein: protein MSGQYNSPPPAPVAWRYSGNQLKRWRTKASVSREQLAAASNYSPDTIKAMEQGVRMPTPRVLDVADDMCGAEGLLSSAKEYLQREKFPARAQDFMEREKEAISLWWYETMHVPGLLQTKAYARALSQNHVPPLDEETVEERISARVERQAILNSRKPPVALSFVLYEAVLRAPQVGAEELRHLLEVSRPWNVVVQVLPFERAVAAALMGPLVLLETRDHERFAYAEGQLGSELSADPEAVSRAIERLSMIRAQALSPGESTRFIERMVDQP from the coding sequence GTGTCAGGTCAGTACAACTCCCCGCCGCCGGCGCCGGTGGCCTGGCGCTACAGCGGCAACCAGCTCAAGCGTTGGCGCACGAAGGCGAGCGTCAGCCGTGAGCAACTCGCCGCCGCGTCCAACTACTCACCGGACACGATCAAGGCCATGGAGCAGGGCGTGCGGATGCCGACGCCGCGTGTGCTGGACGTGGCGGACGACATGTGCGGGGCGGAGGGGTTGCTGAGCTCGGCCAAGGAGTACCTGCAGAGGGAGAAGTTCCCGGCGCGGGCGCAGGACTTCATGGAGCGGGAGAAGGAGGCGATCAGTCTCTGGTGGTACGAGACCATGCATGTCCCTGGGTTGTTGCAGACGAAGGCGTACGCACGGGCGCTCAGCCAGAACCACGTCCCGCCCCTGGACGAGGAGACCGTCGAGGAGCGGATCTCGGCCCGCGTGGAACGGCAGGCGATCCTCAACAGCCGAAAGCCACCAGTGGCTTTGAGCTTCGTTCTCTACGAGGCGGTACTGCGTGCTCCCCAGGTGGGCGCTGAGGAACTGCGTCACCTGCTTGAGGTGTCCCGTCCGTGGAACGTCGTGGTGCAGGTGCTCCCCTTCGAGCGGGCGGTGGCAGCGGCACTCATGGGCCCTCTGGTGCTACTGGAAACCCGTGATCACGAGCGCTTCGCGTATGCGGAGGGTCAGTTGGGCAGCGAGCTGTCGGCTGATCCAGAAGCTGTCAGTCGTGCGATCGAGCGGCTTAGCATGATCCGCGCCCAGGCCCTCAGCCCAGGCGAGTCGACCCGTTTCATCGAGCGGATGGTGGATCAGCCATGA